A single region of the Dehalococcoides mccartyi genome encodes:
- a CDS encoding helicase HerA domain-containing protein: MTSENKLGIVIGGSLSGGIDVRLDGEALVEDMAVGRYVTIQGKTKRFLGMITDVSLGVTDQRLTLTPPAADEKFLAEILSGTAAYGDLKVIPYLVLGNDEKSLLDGPQPVKTIPSHYAPVDIASNEDIEMVFGKEDASHFYVGNPLDMETRLCLNLPELVKRSNGIFGKSGTGKTFLTRTLLVGMLQKGSCVNLVFDMHSEYGWEGTSEKKHKVKALKQLFPDRVAVFTLDGESSRKRKVSVDFEVKIGYDEIEPEDISLLRQTLNLTEQAVEAVYQLRKYFKKNWIKEANNIGDEEDDKKLLDSLSIHESTFQNLKRGLNTLTRLPFIVENAPVKAVDRVLEYLNRNINVVLEFGRYTDITAYILVANLLTRRIYTSYRDRMEQAMAEDAAKPTPLVITIEEAHKFLNPEVASRTIFGTIAREMRKYNVTLLIIDQRPSGIDTEVMSQLGTKITALLDNEKDIDAVLSGISGKNELKGVLAKLASRQQALIFGAAVPMPVAFVPREYDQSIYNEVSRKKVSTEEIEELF; encoded by the coding sequence ATGACAAGCGAAAACAAACTGGGTATTGTAATAGGGGGTTCACTCTCCGGCGGAATAGATGTCCGCCTGGATGGCGAAGCTCTGGTGGAAGACATGGCGGTTGGCCGTTATGTAACTATACAGGGCAAAACCAAACGTTTTCTGGGTATGATAACCGATGTTTCTCTGGGAGTAACTGACCAGCGTCTTACCCTTACACCCCCGGCCGCAGACGAAAAATTTCTGGCTGAAATACTCAGCGGTACAGCCGCTTACGGAGACCTCAAGGTGATACCCTATCTGGTACTGGGAAATGACGAAAAAAGCCTTCTGGACGGCCCTCAGCCGGTCAAGACCATACCCAGCCACTATGCCCCGGTAGATATTGCCTCCAACGAAGATATAGAAATGGTCTTTGGCAAGGAAGATGCCTCCCATTTTTACGTGGGCAACCCGCTGGATATGGAAACCCGCCTCTGCCTGAACCTGCCCGAACTGGTCAAACGTTCAAACGGCATCTTCGGTAAAAGCGGCACCGGCAAAACCTTCCTCACCCGCACCCTGCTGGTGGGTATGCTCCAGAAAGGCTCTTGCGTAAATCTGGTGTTTGATATGCACTCCGAATACGGCTGGGAAGGCACCAGTGAGAAAAAACATAAAGTCAAAGCCTTAAAACAGCTCTTTCCGGACAGGGTAGCCGTATTCACCTTAGACGGGGAAAGCTCCCGCAAACGCAAGGTCAGCGTGGACTTTGAGGTAAAGATAGGCTATGACGAAATAGAACCGGAAGATATCAGCCTGCTCCGCCAGACCCTGAACCTGACCGAACAGGCAGTAGAAGCCGTTTACCAGTTACGCAAATATTTTAAGAAGAACTGGATAAAAGAAGCCAATAATATCGGTGATGAAGAAGATGATAAAAAACTGCTGGACAGTTTAAGCATCCATGAAAGCACCTTCCAAAACCTGAAACGGGGCTTAAACACCCTTACCCGCCTGCCCTTTATCGTGGAAAACGCCCCGGTCAAAGCAGTAGACCGGGTGCTTGAGTACTTGAACCGGAATATAAATGTAGTACTGGAGTTCGGGCGGTATACAGATATCACCGCCTACATACTGGTGGCCAATCTGCTCACCCGCCGCATATATACCAGCTACCGTGACCGCATGGAACAGGCCATGGCCGAAGACGCCGCCAAACCCACCCCGCTGGTTATCACCATAGAGGAAGCCCACAAATTTTTGAACCCGGAAGTTGCTTCCCGCACCATCTTCGGCACTATTGCCCGTGAAATGCGCAAGTACAATGTCACCCTGCTTATTATAGACCAGCGGCCTTCGGGCATAGATACAGAGGTTATGTCTCAGCTGGGCACTAAAATAACCGCCCTGCTGGACAATGAAAAAGATATAGACGCCGTACTCTCAGGAATCTCCGGCAAAAACGAACTCAAAGGCGTACTGGCCAAACTGGCTTCACGCCAGCAGGCACTTATATTCGGTGCGGCCGTACCCATGCCGGTAGCCTTTGTCCCCCGTGAGTATGACCAGTCTATTTACAACGAAGTCAGCCGTAAAAAAGTCAGCACCGAAGAGATAGAGGAACTTTTCTAG
- a CDS encoding GNAT family N-acetyltransferase has protein sequence MPNIFEATTGQGFKQAILESQSLRLRIIQAADAYTAFNLIKDPEIIRYLVWDGPKTINELRLAYQEETSDFETGRRYSFAIERVDKPGLIGSLAFRLIGYKEQALIGYWLGRKYWTKGYMTEAVRLSIHFAFKHLNAERVFGGIFKGNEPSRRTLEKNGFQLDGTLRRDILVRGTWIDVWFMSLLRQEWEENPERYTPQSEEVINAQIQTA, from the coding sequence ATGCCGAATATATTTGAGGCCACAACCGGACAAGGGTTCAAACAAGCGATTTTAGAAAGCCAGAGCCTCAGACTGCGGATAATTCAAGCCGCCGATGCTTACACCGCGTTCAACCTGATAAAAGACCCTGAAATAATCCGATATCTGGTGTGGGACGGCCCCAAAACCATAAATGAACTCCGCCTGGCATACCAGGAGGAAACATCTGATTTTGAAACAGGACGCCGCTACTCCTTTGCCATTGAAAGAGTGGATAAACCCGGCCTGATAGGCAGTCTGGCTTTCAGACTTATCGGCTATAAAGAGCAGGCGCTTATCGGATACTGGCTGGGACGCAAATATTGGACCAAAGGTTATATGACCGAAGCCGTACGTTTAAGTATCCATTTTGCTTTTAAGCATCTTAACGCAGAGCGTGTTTTCGGCGGTATTTTTAAGGGGAACGAACCATCACGCCGCACTCTGGAGAAAAACGGCTTCCAGCTTGACGGAACATTGCGGAGAGATATACTGGTCAGGGGGACATGGATAGATGTCTGGTTTATGTCCCTGCTAAGACAGGAATGGGAAGAAAACCCTGAGCGTTATACCCCCCAATCTGAGGAGGTTATTAATGCCCAAATCCAAACTGCCTAA
- a CDS encoding patatin family protein → MPKSKLPKIGIALGGGAARGIIHIGVLEVLEKEGVPLDLVTGTSMGAIIGALYASGHKPQEMKEIVSNLSWKQLMPLFDLAAPRAGFLSSRKIKSYLKELIGDVTFSELKKPFACVAADVKTGQEVLFNEGPVIDGVIASMSLPIIFRPVKNKNRFLVDGGIITPIPARVVRNMGADFVIAVNAIYHHDYIKPNKDSEPSIFDTAFQIVNIMSIHMAQENLQAADIAIEPDLSGIGPGDFLKAPEIVLRGELGATDAIPHLKHLLLQKYNYSPPI, encoded by the coding sequence ATGCCCAAATCCAAACTGCCTAAAATCGGCATTGCTCTGGGCGGAGGTGCCGCCAGAGGTATTATTCATATCGGTGTGCTTGAAGTACTTGAAAAAGAAGGCGTCCCGCTGGATTTAGTCACAGGAACCAGCATGGGTGCTATTATAGGCGCATTATATGCCAGCGGTCACAAGCCGCAGGAAATGAAAGAAATCGTAAGTAACCTGAGCTGGAAACAACTTATGCCTCTTTTTGACCTGGCAGCGCCCAGAGCCGGCTTTTTATCATCCCGAAAGATAAAAAGCTATCTCAAAGAGCTTATCGGAGACGTCACCTTTTCTGAACTTAAGAAGCCCTTTGCCTGCGTAGCTGCAGACGTTAAAACCGGACAAGAAGTACTCTTTAATGAAGGGCCTGTCATTGACGGGGTAATTGCCAGCATGTCTTTGCCTATAATATTCCGCCCAGTAAAAAACAAAAACCGTTTTCTGGTAGATGGAGGTATTATCACCCCTATTCCGGCTCGGGTGGTACGAAACATGGGAGCGGATTTTGTAATTGCGGTAAATGCTATTTACCACCATGATTATATAAAACCGAACAAAGATTCCGAACCATCCATCTTTGATACAGCCTTCCAGATAGTTAACATCATGTCAATACATATGGCTCAGGAAAATCTTCAGGCAGCCGATATTGCTATTGAACCTGACCTTTCCGGAATAGGACCGGGTGATTTTCTGAAAGCGCCGGAAATCGTCCTCCGCGGAGAACTGGGAGCAACTGATGCCATACCCCATTTAAAACATCTGCTGCTTCAAAAATACAACTATTCCCCGCCGATTTAA